In Desulfomonile tiedjei DSM 6799, a genomic segment contains:
- a CDS encoding SLC13 family permease, producing the protein MQYARTGLVQNVTITCNQGADVKTIDGKIRKIAGIVLAFVALVLFQSIHFPATLTPVGQALLSVMVFMLILWVSEAVGYAASSFLLIASFTILVAISPASSNPGKLIGTKEALKMALSGFSSEAWVLVACALFLASAIEITGLGRRIGFFILCRMGAKPKRVLLGVLLMSFILTLFIPAQAANAALMTAVSIGIIEAFRLDLKSNLSKAMLLIVAFGTGISGMGILTSGAPPVQTAMYISTATKHDISWLQWAVYGMPFSLAVGFVLFLLVLRFFPVGDEELEGGCELIYKRYDEVGRISAKEKKLLAIMCATIFLWATGKVLHPLDPSTVAILAVVAIFFPGINVATWKELERKVNWGTLMLFGAAISLGIWLLKSGAAAWVAQNTIISLGVDKWPLLLMIAAGGLFFAIFSLAFSARSAAVAALVPTAIGFAQGLSIPGLNVWGLTLIMYYSIQFSVIIPVNTPMSMVAYSTNTFSSDEMLKVGVPLVLIAVGLMVVFSTTYWHWLGLV; encoded by the coding sequence ATGCAGTATGCTCGGACCGGTCTCGTTCAGAATGTGACGATTACCTGTAATCAAGGAGCCGACGTGAAAACAATTGACGGTAAGATTCGCAAAATTGCAGGAATTGTGCTCGCCTTCGTAGCGCTGGTACTTTTCCAATCGATCCACTTTCCAGCGACTCTCACTCCTGTGGGGCAAGCTCTCCTCAGCGTGATGGTGTTCATGCTGATTCTGTGGGTTTCCGAAGCTGTAGGATATGCGGCCAGTTCATTTCTCCTCATAGCGTCTTTTACGATCCTTGTGGCGATTTCTCCGGCATCGTCCAATCCGGGAAAATTGATCGGGACCAAAGAAGCGCTGAAGATGGCCTTATCCGGCTTCAGTTCGGAAGCCTGGGTGCTGGTAGCTTGTGCCTTGTTCCTCGCATCCGCAATCGAAATAACAGGTCTAGGCCGGAGAATAGGCTTCTTTATTCTCTGCCGTATGGGTGCGAAACCGAAGAGGGTGCTCTTGGGTGTGTTGCTCATGTCCTTTATCTTAACCCTCTTTATTCCTGCCCAGGCAGCCAACGCTGCACTCATGACTGCTGTGTCGATTGGCATCATTGAAGCTTTTCGTCTTGATTTGAAGAGCAACCTGAGTAAAGCCATGCTGCTGATTGTCGCGTTCGGGACTGGTATCTCCGGCATGGGCATTCTTACTTCAGGTGCGCCTCCCGTACAAACCGCCATGTACATCTCCACCGCAACCAAGCATGACATCAGTTGGCTACAGTGGGCTGTGTACGGAATGCCCTTCTCATTGGCAGTCGGTTTCGTGTTGTTTCTGCTGGTCCTCCGCTTTTTCCCGGTAGGCGACGAGGAATTAGAGGGCGGATGTGAACTCATATACAAGCGATACGACGAGGTCGGCCGCATCTCAGCGAAGGAGAAGAAGCTCCTGGCGATCATGTGCGCGACCATATTTTTGTGGGCTACCGGCAAGGTGTTACATCCGTTGGATCCCAGCACCGTCGCGATTCTCGCTGTGGTAGCCATCTTTTTTCCAGGAATCAACGTGGCGACCTGGAAGGAGTTGGAACGGAAGGTAAACTGGGGAACCCTCATGCTGTTCGGCGCGGCCATTTCTCTGGGTATATGGCTTCTGAAAAGCGGAGCAGCCGCATGGGTGGCGCAAAACACTATTATCAGTCTGGGAGTCGACAAGTGGCCGTTACTGCTGATGATTGCAGCAGGAGGCTTATTCTTCGCCATCTTTTCGCTGGCATTTTCCGCACGATCCGCCGCAGTGGCAGCTTTAGTTCCGACAGCAATAGGATTTGCCCAAGGGCTCTCGATTCCCGGCCTGAACGTGTGGGGCCTGACTCTCATCATGTACTACAGCATTCAGTTCTCGGTCATCATCCCCGTCAACACCCCCATGTCGATGGTCGCCTATTCGACAAATACGTTCAGCTCGGACGAAATGTTGAAAGTAGGGGTTCCTCTAGTTCTGATAGCCGTGGGCCTGATGGTCGTCTTCAGCACCACTTACTGGCATTGGTTGGGACTGGTTTAA
- a CDS encoding IS701 family transposase, giving the protein MKRSIPDPFGIDEIHFRACFSAPSFRIFVALVVGWVLTMGKHTISQVILTMRLHESKHFASIYRFLGKGRWETDFVSYFVFRMLVETLIAEGIEILVVIDDTLNKHTGKKICGAGWQHDGSLPKHTKQKGYGVCFVIIGLAIRLPGISDRMFCLPYAARLWWPPKAKFNPKSLPYKTKPELGLDLINLTHSWLQEGERLRIVFDLGYCCDTILKARPKNVHITGRLRKDAALFAVLEPAPFTVMGRPRKRGARLPSLETMFQDPNLGWNEIRVFCYGKQTKLLIHQFTALWYHSAGQQPLSIVLCHDPAGHHANMVFFDTDPQAAPQQIIERYAARFSIEMTNRETKNLLGAAEPQCRKETSVTRAPMFAYWAYCFVVLWFVGQFVTAKNLVADPAPWYCRKKSFTFSDMLAAARRSHFSLRIYSKASRINKFEKLNGPRSTRGLDHARIAKL; this is encoded by the coding sequence TTGAAGAGATCTATACCAGATCCGTTCGGGATTGACGAGATTCATTTCAGAGCGTGTTTCAGCGCACCGAGTTTCCGTATCTTCGTTGCGCTGGTGGTCGGTTGGGTGCTCACTATGGGCAAGCACACTATCAGCCAGGTGATTCTGACCATGAGACTCCATGAATCCAAGCACTTCGCCAGCATCTACCGATTCCTCGGCAAGGGACGATGGGAGACTGACTTTGTCTCCTATTTCGTCTTCAGAATGTTGGTAGAAACGCTGATTGCAGAAGGGATCGAGATCCTTGTGGTGATTGACGACACCTTGAACAAGCACACTGGCAAGAAGATCTGTGGCGCGGGCTGGCAGCATGATGGTTCACTCCCAAAGCATACTAAGCAAAAGGGGTATGGAGTGTGCTTTGTCATCATAGGACTGGCGATTCGCCTTCCCGGCATCAGCGATCGCATGTTTTGTCTGCCATACGCTGCCCGCCTTTGGTGGCCGCCAAAGGCCAAGTTTAATCCCAAGAGCCTGCCCTACAAGACAAAACCCGAACTTGGATTGGATCTTATAAATCTGACTCATTCATGGCTCCAAGAGGGAGAAAGACTGAGAATTGTGTTCGACCTGGGATACTGCTGCGATACCATCCTCAAAGCACGACCCAAGAATGTGCACATTACAGGGAGGCTGAGAAAGGATGCAGCTTTGTTCGCTGTGCTGGAACCTGCTCCATTTACAGTGATGGGCAGACCTCGCAAGAGAGGCGCTCGACTGCCCTCCCTGGAAACGATGTTCCAGGACCCCAATCTGGGGTGGAATGAGATTAGGGTCTTCTGCTATGGAAAACAAACTAAGCTCCTGATACATCAGTTCACGGCGCTATGGTATCATAGCGCAGGGCAACAGCCTCTTTCGATCGTGTTGTGCCATGACCCGGCCGGCCACCATGCCAATATGGTGTTTTTCGATACGGACCCTCAGGCTGCACCACAGCAGATTATCGAGCGCTACGCTGCACGCTTTAGCATTGAGATGACCAATCGAGAGACCAAGAACCTCCTGGGTGCGGCTGAACCTCAGTGTCGGAAAGAGACCTCGGTAACCCGTGCCCCTATGTTTGCTTACTGGGCCTACTGCTTTGTAGTGCTTTGGTTCGTTGGGCAATTCGTCACTGCAAAGAACCTCGTTGCCGACCCGGCTCCCTGGTACTGCCGGAAAAAGTCGTTCACCTTTTCAGACATGCTGGCAGCAGCTCGAAGGAGTCATTTCTCGCTGAGAATTTATTCGAAAGCCAGCCGAATCAATAAGTTCGAAAAACTCAACGGCCCGCGCTCCACGCGCGGACTCGACCATGCAAGAATCGCGAAACTATAG
- a CDS encoding ankyrin repeat domain-containing protein: MSDPKIYRTGIRGALALANRLAKERDKDEAARIAVAEDDLASLERLLAEGTNINASKGKYKTTILMEAAVRGNLEVMKLLLDKGANIDMVDQDGWTALMGATVQGRIEPVRLLLEHGADVNAKNCNGETALVMATGMQHSEIEDVLREHGAEM, encoded by the coding sequence ATGAGTGACCCGAAGATCTATCGAACCGGAATCCGTGGAGCGCTGGCCCTTGCCAACAGACTGGCCAAGGAAAGGGACAAGGATGAGGCGGCGCGAATCGCTGTCGCTGAAGATGACCTTGCATCGCTGGAACGACTCCTCGCCGAAGGAACAAACATCAATGCATCGAAAGGCAAGTACAAGACCACTATTTTAATGGAGGCTGCAGTCCGCGGAAACCTGGAGGTTATGAAGCTGCTTCTTGACAAAGGAGCAAACATCGACATGGTTGATCAAGACGGCTGGACTGCCCTCATGGGTGCCACCGTTCAGGGCCGCATTGAACCGGTAAGACTGCTTCTGGAGCACGGCGCCGACGTGAACGCCAAGAATTGCAACGGCGAGACAGCACTGGTTATGGCCACTGGCATGCAGCACAGTGAAATAGAAGACGTTCTTCGGGAACATGGGGCCGAGATGTAA